From the Rhodococcus sp. NBC_00297 genome, one window contains:
- a CDS encoding NAD(P)H-binding protein → MRILVTGSTGYIGSRLVPILLGDGHDVLAAMRDDSKASSFSWEDDVTPVHFDITDEKSIDAALEGADAVVYLVHSMDDGDFVTKDREAAQAVARAAEKHGVGRIVYLSGHVPDDDEDLSDHITSRLQVEEVFLNSSVPATVFRAAIILGSGSTSFELVRRMVERLPVTPVPSWMVKKVQPIATTDVLHIIAAALGDEPIPGSYDIGGTEVLTYPELLTRYATIAELSRPQFRVPLAPTPIVGRAVAAITQMPPGTVISLVDSLHHDMIVRRGNAATDTFAHAVDSLVGIDESIRRSLTVSSHDGTDAEGTTDPQSAADTDPSWAGGVVSIGRDGRVRHDVSGRFSRALLHPRS, encoded by the coding sequence TTGCGCATCCTGGTCACCGGGTCCACCGGCTACATCGGCTCACGTCTCGTTCCCATCCTGCTGGGCGACGGTCACGACGTGCTCGCCGCCATGCGCGACGACAGCAAGGCGTCCTCCTTCAGCTGGGAGGACGACGTGACGCCGGTCCACTTCGACATCACCGACGAGAAGTCCATCGACGCCGCGCTCGAGGGTGCGGACGCGGTCGTCTACCTCGTGCACTCGATGGACGACGGCGACTTCGTGACCAAGGATCGCGAGGCCGCGCAGGCCGTCGCGCGCGCCGCGGAGAAGCACGGCGTGGGCCGCATCGTCTACCTGTCCGGCCACGTGCCCGACGACGACGAGGACCTCTCCGACCACATCACGTCCCGCCTGCAGGTCGAGGAGGTCTTCCTCAACTCGTCCGTCCCGGCGACGGTGTTCCGGGCGGCCATCATCCTCGGGTCCGGCTCCACCTCGTTCGAGCTCGTACGCAGGATGGTCGAACGGCTCCCGGTCACCCCCGTGCCGAGCTGGATGGTGAAGAAGGTGCAGCCGATCGCGACGACCGACGTCCTGCACATCATCGCCGCCGCTCTCGGTGACGAGCCCATTCCGGGGTCGTACGACATCGGCGGGACCGAGGTGCTCACCTACCCCGAGTTGCTCACCCGCTACGCGACCATCGCCGAACTGTCGCGGCCCCAGTTCCGCGTGCCGCTGGCTCCCACACCGATCGTCGGGCGAGCCGTCGCCGCCATCACACAGATGCCGCCCGGCACCGTGATCTCGTTGGTGGACAGCCTGCATCACGACATGATCGTCCGTCGCGGCAACGCGGCCACGGACACGTTCGCGCACGCCGTCGACTCTCTCGTGGGTATCGACGAGTCCATCAGGCGGTCGCTGACGGTCAGCTCGCACGACGGCACCGACGCCGAGGGCACCACCGACCCGCAGTCCGCGGCGGACACCGACCCCTCGTGGGCCGGCGGCGTCGTGTCGATCGGCCGAGACGGACGGGTGCGTCACGACGTGTCCGGACGATTCTCGCGAGCGCTGTTGCACCCGCGTTCCTGA
- a CDS encoding STAS domain-containing protein translates to MMTTVAPSHHSSSPFDVVVHAGHDGRRIVAVRGDVDLVTARDLTRCLRAAVSNGPVTVDLTDVRFFSSAGVTAIEDVLSDAPTAIDVVISPSPRVRRTLGVLGLTRLVPVVASVEPEPLAS, encoded by the coding sequence ATGATGACCACGGTTGCTCCTTCCCACCACTCCTCCAGCCCGTTCGACGTCGTCGTCCACGCAGGCCACGACGGCCGCCGCATCGTCGCCGTCCGTGGCGACGTCGACCTCGTCACCGCGCGCGACCTGACCCGCTGCCTCCGAGCGGCCGTCTCGAACGGCCCCGTCACGGTCGACCTCACCGACGTCCGGTTCTTCAGCTCGGCCGGCGTGACCGCGATCGAGGACGTCCTGTCGGACGCCCCGACCGCGATCGACGTCGTGATCTCGCCGTCACCTCGGGTGCGGCGCACTCTCGGTGTCCTCGGCCTCACCCGTCTCGTGCCGGTCGTGGCTTCGGTGGAACCGGAGCCGCTCGCGAGCTGA
- a CDS encoding DUF3072 domain-containing protein — MSDANDTTKTGNADVDQSAEKDPSDWVTGDEPPTGPQLSYLETLAREAGEEVPSDLTKAQASEMIDKLQSETGRGTS, encoded by the coding sequence ATGAGCGATGCGAATGACACCACCAAGACAGGCAATGCGGACGTCGACCAGAGCGCGGAGAAGGATCCGTCCGACTGGGTCACCGGTGACGAGCCGCCCACCGGCCCCCAGTTGAGCTACCTCGAGACGCTGGCCCGCGAGGCCGGCGAAGAGGTGCCGTCGGACCTGACCAAGGCGCAGGCGTCCGAGATGATCGACAAGCTGCAGTCCGAGACGGGCCGCGGAACCAGCTAG
- a CDS encoding zinc-dependent alcohol dehydrogenase, which translates to MRAVTWHGKRDVRVDNVPDPTIQDPTDAIIEVTSTNICGSDLHLYEVLGPFMNVGDILGHEPMGIVREVGSAVSTLAVGDRIVVPFQISCGSCFMCDQSLYTQCETTQVRETGMGAALFGYSELYGSVPGGQAQYLRVPHADFTHIKVPEGPSDERFVYLSDVLPTAWQAVQYAGVPEGGSLTVLGLGPIGDMAARIGTHLGYRVIGVDRVPERLERARARGIETVDLRAHGGQVGDVVRELTDGRGTDSVVDAVGMEAHGSPVAKAAQQVAGLLPDALAKPFMEKAGVDRLDAVYSAVDIVRRGGTISLSGVYGGAADPMPMMTMFDKQIQLRMGQANVKRWVDDIMPLLTDDDPLGVDDFATHTLPLTQAPHAYEIFQKKQDGAVKIILRP; encoded by the coding sequence ATGAGAGCAGTGACCTGGCACGGCAAGCGCGACGTCCGCGTCGACAACGTCCCGGATCCGACGATCCAGGATCCGACGGACGCCATCATCGAGGTGACGTCCACCAACATCTGCGGCTCCGATCTGCACCTCTACGAGGTGCTCGGGCCGTTCATGAACGTCGGTGACATCCTCGGCCACGAACCGATGGGCATCGTGCGCGAGGTCGGCAGCGCCGTGTCGACGCTGGCGGTGGGAGACCGCATCGTCGTCCCGTTCCAGATCTCGTGCGGCTCGTGCTTCATGTGCGATCAGTCGCTGTACACCCAGTGCGAGACCACCCAGGTACGCGAGACCGGTATGGGCGCAGCACTGTTCGGCTACTCCGAGCTCTACGGATCCGTGCCGGGCGGCCAGGCGCAGTACCTGAGGGTGCCGCACGCCGACTTCACCCACATCAAGGTCCCGGAGGGCCCGAGCGACGAGCGATTCGTCTACCTGTCCGACGTACTGCCCACCGCGTGGCAGGCCGTGCAGTACGCGGGGGTGCCCGAGGGCGGCTCGCTGACCGTGCTGGGCCTCGGTCCGATCGGCGACATGGCGGCACGCATCGGCACCCATCTCGGATACCGCGTCATCGGCGTCGACCGCGTACCCGAACGGCTCGAGCGTGCTCGCGCTCGCGGCATCGAGACGGTGGATCTCCGGGCCCACGGCGGGCAGGTGGGGGACGTCGTCCGCGAACTGACCGACGGCCGCGGTACCGACTCGGTCGTCGACGCGGTCGGAATGGAGGCCCACGGCTCACCGGTGGCGAAGGCCGCGCAGCAGGTGGCGGGTCTGCTCCCGGACGCCCTCGCGAAACCGTTCATGGAGAAGGCCGGAGTGGACCGCCTCGACGCGGTCTACTCGGCGGTCGACATCGTCCGCCGGGGCGGCACGATCTCACTGTCCGGCGTGTACGGCGGCGCGGCGGATCCGATGCCGATGATGACCATGTTCGACAAGCAGATCCAACTGCGCATGGGTCAGGCGAACGTCAAGAGGTGGGTCGACGACATCATGCCGTTGCTGACGGACGACGATCCGTTGGGCGTGGACGACTTCGCGACTCATACCCTGCCGTTGACGCAGGCGCCGCACGCCTACGAGATCTTCCAGAAGAAGCAGGACGGAGCCGTGAAGATCATCCTGCGTCCGTGA
- a CDS encoding NmrA family NAD(P)-binding protein, whose amino-acid sequence MTTTAVTGATGQLGSAVIRSLLDHGVAAGDIVAVVRDEAKAADLAARGVVVRVADYADPAALRAALDGVDKLLLVSGSEPGKRIPQHTNVIEAAEAAGVSLIAYTSVLKAPTSGISLAPEHVATEERLASSSVPSVLLRNGWYWENYAASIGQAQHTGAIIGSGGSGVVAGAARADYAAAAAAVLIADDQAGAVYELGGERLTYEGLAGAISEIIGAPVEYQDLSTDEHIGALEGAGLPAPVAQMLASADAGIARGDLDTESGDLTRLLEREPVSAVDALRATLS is encoded by the coding sequence ATGACCACGACAGCGGTGACCGGCGCGACCGGACAACTCGGCAGCGCAGTGATTCGATCGCTCCTCGATCACGGGGTCGCCGCGGGCGACATCGTGGCCGTGGTGCGCGACGAGGCCAAGGCCGCCGACCTGGCGGCGCGCGGTGTCGTCGTCCGCGTCGCCGACTACGCGGATCCCGCTGCGTTGCGCGCCGCTCTCGACGGGGTGGATAAGCTCCTGCTCGTGTCGGGTTCCGAGCCCGGTAAGCGAATCCCGCAGCACACCAACGTCATCGAGGCTGCCGAGGCGGCCGGTGTCTCACTCATCGCGTACACCAGTGTGCTGAAGGCGCCGACGAGCGGCATCAGTCTCGCGCCCGAGCACGTCGCCACCGAGGAGCGCCTCGCGTCGTCCTCCGTGCCGTCCGTGCTGCTGCGCAACGGGTGGTACTGGGAGAACTACGCGGCGTCGATCGGCCAGGCACAGCACACCGGCGCCATCATCGGGAGCGGTGGGTCGGGTGTCGTGGCCGGTGCTGCTCGGGCCGACTACGCGGCGGCCGCGGCCGCGGTGCTGATAGCCGACGACCAGGCGGGCGCCGTGTACGAGCTGGGCGGCGAGCGTCTGACGTACGAGGGTCTGGCGGGTGCGATCTCCGAGATCATCGGCGCGCCGGTGGAGTACCAGGATCTGAGCACCGACGAGCACATCGGCGCGCTCGAGGGTGCGGGACTGCCCGCGCCCGTCGCGCAGATGCTGGCGAGCGCCGACGCGGGCATCGCCCGCGGCGACCTCGACACCGAGTCGGGAGATCTGACTCGACTGCTCGAGCGTGAGCCGGTCTCGGCCGTCGACGCGCTGCGCGCCACGCTGAGCTGA
- a CDS encoding GAF and ANTAR domain-containing protein has product MNASREREPSDIASALAAFARDLTAHTDLDDTLRRVTEAALDLVPGTDAADVVAISGRSSFTSHGPTSSLPPRLDAAQIEFGEGPCLDAATTTAVVRADDLTTDTRWPKYAPIALAEGVRSSLSFQLFTHRDTFGALNLFAFEPRAFTDDAIMVGEALATHAAIALTAGRVEDQLHSALASRDVIGQAKGMIMERFGVDAQQAFTLLTRLSQDSNTPISRLSVHLVEKGSESAR; this is encoded by the coding sequence ATGAACGCGTCTCGAGAACGGGAGCCGTCGGACATCGCGTCGGCGCTGGCGGCGTTCGCTCGCGACCTGACGGCGCACACCGATCTCGACGACACGTTGCGCAGGGTCACCGAGGCGGCCCTCGATCTGGTTCCCGGAACGGACGCCGCCGACGTGGTGGCGATCTCGGGCAGGTCGTCGTTCACCTCGCACGGGCCCACGTCGTCCCTTCCGCCGCGGCTCGACGCAGCTCAGATCGAGTTCGGGGAGGGCCCGTGCCTGGACGCGGCGACCACCACCGCGGTGGTGCGGGCCGATGATCTGACCACCGACACCCGGTGGCCGAAGTATGCGCCGATCGCCCTGGCGGAGGGCGTGCGGAGCTCGCTCTCCTTCCAGCTCTTCACCCACCGCGACACCTTCGGTGCCCTGAACCTGTTCGCGTTCGAGCCCCGAGCCTTCACCGACGACGCGATCATGGTCGGGGAGGCGCTCGCCACCCACGCCGCGATCGCTCTGACAGCGGGTCGGGTCGAGGATCAACTGCATTCGGCCCTGGCGTCCCGGGACGTCATCGGGCAGGCCAAGGGCATGATCATGGAGCGTTTCGGCGTCGACGCCCAGCAGGCCTTCACCCTGCTGACCAGGCTGTCCCAGGACTCCAACACCCCGATCAGCCGGTTGTCGGTCCACTTGGTGGAGAAGGGGTCGGAGTCGGCTCGCTGA
- a CDS encoding acetoacetate--CoA ligase has product MNPRPLARFSDSVVTFTGRSSSDYGALHRWSVDEPEQFWAGVGTFFDVPLTGHESVLSPSEDPRVFSGRQWFRGARVNYVDRVLAWCDRSPESVAIIDDTEPGGLGTRTSSYAELAEQISSIAAALHRLGVRSGDRVAGYVPNTTEAAVAFLATAALGAVWTSCGQDYSAAAAVDRLGQLEPTVLVTADGYRFAGVDRDRRDQVAVLQASIPSLRAVIAFSRLGTDVPGAVRWDDLLDEGRGGPRVLPEPVPFDHPLWVLFSSGTTGRPKGIVHGHGGVLLEHLKSAALQSDMTEDDVFLWYTSPSWMMWNYLLAGLLVGSTVVCYDGSPGHPDAGALWELAARHRVTVLGTSPGYLLHCESVGVEPARAQDLSALRILGVTGSVLPAAAHGWVAEHVGRSVHLAPVSGGTDVVSGFVGAPTGVPVVPGEIPAVNLGVALEAWSDDGTPLVDEPGEMVIVAPMPSMPVGFWKDPSGDRYADAYFSTFPGVWRHGDSITVTSGGSVVIHGRSDATLNRNGVRMGSADIYGVVERLPGIAESLVVGLERPDGSYWMPLFVVTSDDVELDDDLRDRISAALRREASPRHVPDDIIEIRAVPHTRTGKKLEIPVKKILSGADPSTVADPESVDDPDALRWFAALAPGS; this is encoded by the coding sequence ATGAACCCCCGCCCTCTCGCCCGGTTCTCGGACTCGGTCGTCACGTTCACGGGACGCTCCTCTTCCGACTACGGCGCGCTGCATCGCTGGTCGGTCGACGAGCCGGAACAGTTCTGGGCCGGTGTCGGCACCTTCTTCGACGTGCCGCTCACCGGTCACGAGTCCGTCCTGTCCCCCTCGGAGGACCCCCGCGTGTTCAGCGGGCGGCAGTGGTTCCGGGGTGCCCGCGTGAACTACGTGGATCGCGTACTGGCGTGGTGCGACCGGTCACCCGAGTCCGTGGCGATCATCGACGACACCGAACCGGGCGGACTCGGCACCCGCACATCGTCCTACGCGGAACTGGCCGAGCAGATCTCCTCGATCGCCGCCGCGCTGCACCGCCTCGGCGTGCGGAGCGGCGACCGGGTGGCCGGTTACGTCCCGAACACGACCGAGGCCGCCGTCGCGTTCCTCGCCACCGCCGCACTCGGCGCCGTCTGGACCTCGTGCGGGCAGGACTACTCCGCGGCCGCCGCGGTGGACCGGCTCGGACAGCTCGAACCGACGGTGTTGGTGACCGCCGACGGCTACCGCTTCGCCGGTGTGGACCGCGACCGCCGGGACCAGGTGGCGGTACTGCAGGCCTCGATTCCCTCCCTGCGGGCGGTGATCGCCTTCTCCCGACTCGGCACCGACGTACCCGGAGCCGTCCGATGGGACGATCTGCTCGACGAGGGGCGCGGTGGCCCACGGGTGCTCCCCGAGCCTGTCCCGTTCGACCACCCACTGTGGGTGCTGTTCTCCTCCGGCACCACCGGGCGCCCCAAGGGCATCGTTCACGGACACGGCGGTGTTCTGCTCGAGCACCTCAAATCTGCTGCGCTGCAGTCGGACATGACCGAGGACGACGTGTTCCTCTGGTACACCTCACCCAGCTGGATGATGTGGAACTACCTGCTGGCCGGGCTGCTCGTGGGCTCGACCGTCGTCTGCTACGACGGCAGCCCCGGCCATCCGGACGCCGGCGCACTGTGGGAGCTCGCGGCGCGGCACCGCGTGACCGTGCTCGGCACCAGTCCCGGGTACCTCCTGCACTGCGAGAGTGTCGGGGTCGAACCGGCTCGGGCACAGGACCTCTCGGCACTGCGCATTCTCGGGGTCACCGGGTCGGTCCTCCCCGCCGCGGCGCACGGCTGGGTGGCGGAGCACGTGGGGCGGTCGGTGCACCTCGCGCCGGTGTCGGGCGGCACGGACGTCGTCAGCGGATTCGTGGGAGCGCCCACCGGGGTGCCCGTGGTCCCCGGCGAGATTCCTGCCGTGAATCTCGGTGTCGCTCTGGAGGCGTGGAGCGACGACGGGACCCCGCTGGTGGACGAACCGGGTGAGATGGTCATCGTCGCGCCGATGCCGTCCATGCCCGTCGGGTTCTGGAAGGACCCGAGCGGTGACCGCTACGCCGACGCGTACTTCTCCACGTTCCCCGGCGTCTGGCGGCACGGCGACTCGATCACCGTGACCAGCGGGGGCAGCGTGGTGATCCACGGACGATCGGACGCCACGCTCAACCGCAACGGTGTGCGCATGGGCAGCGCCGACATCTACGGCGTGGTCGAGCGTCTGCCCGGCATCGCAGAGAGTCTCGTCGTGGGTCTCGAACGCCCGGACGGCAGCTACTGGATGCCGCTGTTCGTCGTCACGTCCGACGACGTGGAGCTCGATGACGATCTGCGCGATCGCATCTCGGCGGCGCTGCGGAGGGAGGCCTCGCCGCGTCACGTCCCGGACGACATCATCGAGATCCGCGCCGTGCCGCACACGCGGACCGGGAAGAAGCTCGAGATCCCGGTCAAGAAGATCCTGTCGGGTGCGGACCCGTCGACGGTGGCCGATCCGGAGTCGGTCGACGACCCCGACGCGCTGCGCTGGTTCGCGGCGCTGGCGCCGGGGTCCTGA
- the yczR gene encoding MocR-like transcription factor YczR, with product MVTRVIGASTLSRDLGHWRPSGRHRPVYRALADGIRLLVHDGRIPLGVALPSERDLAGALSLSRTTVTNTYAALRDEGYLLSRQGSRSTVALPRTTLAGRPARAAASVIDLTHAAVTAPSDEVTQAYAAALEALPAYYTGHGIEPVGLATLRQALARRYDERGLPTSPDQIMVTSGAQQAWRLLLEVLVSPGDRVVVDHPTYPNALEAIRRTAARAVPVPLRPREYSTPGSARSSRRWDLDAIRDATVQTGARMAYVLPDFHNPTGALLDVAGRAELASNARRTGTTLVVDESMADLWLDEAPPAPVAAVGHPGTVVTVGSASKAYWGGLRVGWIRASPSLISRLATSRAAVDIGTPIMDQLACAALIERHEEILVPRRAELRGNRDALTAALARHLPDWSYDPAPGGLSLWVQMPAAASTALAAIAPAHGVALAAGPRFGVEGAFERHVRLPYTEGADRLEAAIDRIAFAYQSLKPTDGDYSAVVL from the coding sequence ATGGTGACTCGCGTGATCGGTGCCTCGACTCTCTCGCGGGACCTCGGGCACTGGCGGCCGTCGGGGCGGCACCGGCCGGTCTACCGGGCACTCGCCGACGGGATCCGGCTCCTGGTGCACGACGGCCGCATCCCCCTGGGCGTCGCCCTGCCCAGCGAGCGCGATCTGGCGGGAGCCCTGTCGCTGTCCCGCACCACCGTCACCAACACGTACGCGGCACTGCGTGACGAGGGGTACCTGTTGAGCAGGCAGGGTTCCCGCAGCACGGTCGCACTGCCGCGGACCACCCTGGCGGGGCGGCCGGCCCGCGCGGCCGCGTCGGTGATCGATCTGACCCATGCCGCCGTCACCGCCCCGTCCGACGAGGTGACACAGGCGTACGCCGCTGCGCTGGAGGCACTTCCGGCCTACTACACAGGTCACGGCATCGAGCCGGTCGGTCTCGCGACACTGCGGCAGGCCCTGGCTCGCCGGTACGACGAGCGCGGGCTGCCCACGTCGCCGGACCAGATCATGGTGACGTCCGGCGCGCAGCAGGCCTGGCGGCTGCTGCTCGAGGTGCTGGTGTCGCCAGGTGACCGGGTGGTGGTCGATCACCCGACGTATCCCAATGCGCTGGAGGCGATTCGACGAACTGCGGCGCGCGCGGTGCCCGTTCCGTTGAGGCCGCGGGAGTACTCGACCCCTGGATCGGCGCGCTCGTCGCGGCGATGGGACCTCGACGCGATTCGTGACGCGACGGTGCAGACGGGGGCGCGAATGGCGTACGTGCTGCCCGACTTCCACAATCCGACGGGTGCCCTGCTCGATGTCGCCGGCCGCGCGGAACTGGCGTCGAACGCCCGCCGGACCGGCACCACGCTGGTGGTGGACGAGTCGATGGCCGACCTGTGGCTGGACGAGGCGCCGCCCGCTCCGGTCGCGGCGGTGGGGCATCCCGGCACTGTCGTCACCGTGGGGTCCGCGTCGAAGGCGTACTGGGGTGGTCTGCGGGTCGGCTGGATCAGGGCGTCGCCGTCACTGATCTCTCGCTTGGCGACATCGCGGGCCGCCGTCGACATCGGCACGCCGATCATGGATCAGCTCGCGTGCGCGGCACTGATCGAGCGGCACGAGGAGATCTTGGTTCCCCGCCGCGCGGAACTCCGTGGTAACCGGGATGCGCTGACGGCGGCTCTGGCGCGGCACCTGCCGGACTGGTCGTACGACCCGGCGCCGGGCGGCCTGTCGTTGTGGGTTCAGATGCCTGCCGCGGCGTCCACGGCTCTCGCCGCGATCGCGCCGGCGCACGGGGTGGCGCTGGCGGCGGGGCCGCGGTTCGGGGTGGAGGGGGCGTTCGAGCGCCACGTGCGCCTGCCGTACACGGAGGGTGCCGATCGATTGGAGGCTGCGATCGACCGAATTGCGTTCGCGTACCAATCCCTGAAACCGACCGACGGGGATTATTCTGCCGTCGTGCTGTGA
- a CDS encoding winged helix-turn-helix transcriptional regulator — protein sequence MALVPDTDPTLEADVFSRHCSSRDTMQDITSRWGLLALAALHEGPYRFGALRRRVDGVSERMLSQTLQRLERDGLITRTVLEQIPPKVEYALTDLGRETATRLVGLIEFVESTLPTVTAARAEYDARGTDGV from the coding sequence ATGGCGCTCGTGCCCGACACCGACCCGACACTCGAAGCCGACGTGTTCTCTCGCCACTGCTCGTCCCGCGACACGATGCAGGACATCACCAGTCGCTGGGGCCTGCTGGCGCTCGCCGCGCTGCACGAGGGGCCGTACCGGTTCGGGGCTCTGCGGCGGCGCGTGGACGGGGTCAGCGAGAGGATGCTGTCGCAGACACTGCAGCGGCTGGAGCGTGACGGGCTGATCACCCGCACCGTGCTCGAACAGATTCCGCCGAAGGTGGAGTACGCACTCACCGACCTCGGGCGCGAGACGGCGACCCGGCTCGTCGGCCTCATCGAGTTCGTCGAATCGACGCTTCCGACCGTGACGGCCGCGCGCGCCGAGTACGACGCGCGCGGCACGGACGGGGTCTAG
- a CDS encoding LGFP repeat-containing protein, whose protein sequence is MDSTYVGLEVFQCQFERFSFEHSWIGDRVGELMLGPRGGGMLEFQHATVFALPEGGAHEVHGDILAWYLAHGGPSGSLGYPLTDEKRTPTGHGRYNVFENGTVGWLPGTGAFLMGSVRTA, encoded by the coding sequence ATGGACAGCACCTACGTCGGGCTCGAGGTCTTCCAGTGCCAGTTCGAGCGTTTCAGCTTCGAGCACTCGTGGATCGGTGACCGTGTCGGTGAGCTGATGCTGGGGCCGCGCGGCGGCGGCATGCTCGAGTTCCAGCACGCCACGGTCTTCGCGCTCCCCGAGGGCGGCGCGCACGAGGTGCACGGCGACATCCTCGCCTGGTACCTCGCGCACGGCGGCCCGAGTGGATCGCTCGGCTACCCGCTCACCGACGAGAAGCGCACTCCGACGGGCCACGGCCGCTACAACGTGTTCGAGAACGGCACCGTCGGATGGCTCCCGGGTACCGGGGCATTCCTCATGGGATCCGTCCGCACCGCCTGA
- a CDS encoding SDR family oxidoreductase, translating to MTSSNGSIDQYSKRDPRTAYATPDRDGQQPISHPGLTEDMRTTPDHGESTYRGSGRLTGRKALITGADSGIGRAVALAFAREGADVVLSYLESEEPDARETVRLVEEAGRRAVSVPGDIRDEAHCDALIDTAVRELGGLDILVNNAAFQMAQSGGIADITTEQFDRVLKTNLYALFWLSKKAVAVMDPGSTIVNTSSVQGVSASPELLDYATTKAGIINFSKGLASDVAQQGIRVNVVAPGPIWTPLIPATMPSDSVDGFGDQVPLGRPGQPAELAPAYVFLASGESSYITGQVIGVTGGSPIT from the coding sequence ATGACTTCGTCGAACGGCTCGATCGACCAGTACTCCAAGAGAGACCCGCGTACCGCCTACGCGACGCCGGATCGCGATGGGCAGCAACCGATCTCGCATCCCGGGCTGACCGAGGACATGCGGACCACCCCCGACCACGGGGAGTCCACCTACCGCGGATCAGGGCGGCTCACCGGCCGGAAGGCACTGATCACCGGAGCGGACAGCGGCATCGGCCGCGCCGTCGCCCTGGCGTTCGCGCGCGAGGGCGCCGACGTCGTGCTGTCGTACCTCGAGTCCGAGGAGCCCGATGCGCGCGAGACGGTGCGGCTCGTCGAGGAGGCCGGCCGCCGGGCCGTCAGCGTCCCCGGTGACATCCGCGACGAGGCGCACTGCGACGCCCTGATCGACACCGCGGTGCGCGAACTGGGCGGTCTCGACATTCTCGTGAACAACGCGGCGTTCCAGATGGCCCAGAGCGGCGGTATCGCCGACATCACCACCGAGCAGTTCGACCGCGTACTGAAGACCAACCTGTACGCGTTGTTCTGGTTGTCCAAGAAGGCTGTGGCCGTGATGGATCCGGGCTCGACCATCGTCAACACCTCCTCCGTCCAGGGCGTGAGCGCCTCACCCGAACTGCTCGACTACGCCACCACCAAGGCCGGCATCATCAATTTCTCCAAGGGGCTCGCGAGCGATGTCGCCCAGCAGGGCATCCGCGTGAACGTCGTGGCACCCGGACCCATCTGGACACCGCTGATCCCGGCCACGATGCCGTCGGACAGTGTCGACGGTTTCGGCGACCAGGTGCCGCTCGGACGTCCGGGACAGCCCGCGGAACTCGCACCCGCGTACGTGTTCCTCGCCTCGGGCGAGTCCAGCTACATCACCGGGCAGGTCATCGGCGTGACCGGCGGTTCCCCGATCACCTGA